The proteins below are encoded in one region of Alistipes communis:
- a CDS encoding YncE family protein: MDYGPYEVEDFGITGSGLFITNEGNFMYGNASLSYYDPEKKQVENEIFFRANGFKLGDVAQSMVIRDGIGWIVVNNSGVIYAIDIDTFKEVGRIEGFTSPRYIHFLSDEKAYVTQIWDPRIYIVNPRTYEITGYIQTDMDFETGSTEQMVQYDKYVFTNCWSYQNRILVIDTETDTVCDEITVGIQPTSLVMDKYNKIWTVTDGGYEGSPYGHEAPSLYCIDAATRKVEKQFKFKFGDWPSEVQLNGTRDTLYFINKAIWRLPVTATNFPVKPFVPYQNTLYYGLTVNPFNSEVYVADAIDYVQDGVILRYSPEGELLDEFYVGIIPGAFCWR; encoded by the coding sequence ATGGATTACGGGCCTTACGAAGTGGAGGATTTCGGGATTACCGGATCGGGGTTGTTCATCACCAACGAGGGCAACTTCATGTACGGCAACGCGTCGCTCTCCTACTACGATCCGGAGAAGAAACAGGTCGAGAACGAGATCTTCTTCCGTGCCAACGGCTTCAAACTGGGCGATGTGGCGCAATCGATGGTCATCCGCGACGGCATCGGCTGGATCGTGGTCAATAATTCGGGCGTGATCTACGCGATCGACATCGACACCTTCAAGGAGGTGGGGCGTATCGAGGGCTTCACTTCGCCGCGCTACATCCACTTCCTGAGCGACGAAAAGGCCTATGTCACCCAGATATGGGATCCGCGCATCTATATCGTCAACCCCCGGACTTACGAGATCACGGGGTATATCCAGACGGACATGGATTTCGAGACGGGTTCGACCGAGCAGATGGTGCAGTACGACAAGTATGTCTTCACCAACTGCTGGTCTTACCAGAACCGGATTCTGGTGATTGACACCGAGACCGACACCGTTTGCGACGAGATCACGGTGGGCATCCAGCCCACGTCGCTGGTCATGGACAAGTACAACAAGATCTGGACGGTGACCGACGGCGGTTACGAGGGGTCGCCCTACGGTCACGAGGCGCCGTCGCTCTACTGCATCGACGCCGCGACGCGGAAGGTCGAGAAGCAGTTCAAGTTCAAGTTCGGCGACTGGCCCTCGGAGGTGCAGCTCAACGGTACGCGCGACACGCTCTACTTCATCAACAAGGCGATCTGGCGGCTGCCCGTCACGGCGACGAACTTTCCGGTGAAACCCTTCGTGCCCTATCAGAATACGCTCTATTACGGCTTGACGGTCAATCCGTTCAATTCGGAGGTCTACGTGGCCGACGCGATCGACTACGTGCAGGACGGGGTCATCCTGCGCTATTCGCCCGAAGGCGAACTGCTCGACGAATTTTATGTGGGGATTATCCCCGGCGCCTTCTGTTGGCGTTGA
- a CDS encoding DUF5074 domain-containing protein, with product MKRYLPFLCGLLLAACSSEFEEEAGAVRGGRAVELTGVSGSSTRTSAGAVDGAAIPFLWSADDRIWVNGVQSSEAGTAGAAASFGFSELTGEAPYEVYYNMTGEGARAVVPSRQNQAAAGELQLGANGDFGYATADAGGHFTLSHATSYIWFDPWSQEVDARLVSVSLATADRTIALCGTRTFDGGGFGAATGGEYAVTLSFGAEGVALPASGGDTRVFAAAVVYPVDCSATEVHVTYTFADGSVYTETRPGRKLEAGATYRLTSEITKRAGGALEIEAGEADGEPVCLKYGGSEVRSLTAEGWIPQVRTTAPARWTADLDIARRTLRVAPPAEYLEGQDLENTLRIESDGEPLFSQDYYVLDFTHPEGTFVLMEGNMTTENGSIVYFDQHMCCHERVYEEVNDNEIGNVLQDMYMIGGRIYFITQNGRTSSTGTTLNGDGRFVICDAHTMKRILARDMPFYAQVASSSGVKPTLCWPQHIVAVSPEKGYIQYSTSDMESHSGIRTVNLVSGVIATTDIPDTYGVFTKTGATKARMTVSRGKVFAGRGNSVIVIDSATDRVVREHTYPDRQVKDLAKGADGKIYAVFTGEFEIDGDLGYYGNVVWKSPAMIVAFDAEGEVVSEQTLPETVKLRTGTASPNVQLCASFRQPWLYFIGKSDFSATEAMRYNYETGQVDWDYITADIDGNHEGGSLIYGYMGVHPTTEQLWVGKSSYTNSRIHLYDVSRSDAVEYGSYYQKKASPAGVDFAYRFTEEWINR from the coding sequence ATGAAACGTTATTTACCCTTTTTGTGCGGATTGCTGCTGGCGGCCTGTTCCTCGGAGTTCGAAGAGGAAGCAGGGGCGGTTCGGGGCGGCCGCGCTGTCGAATTGACCGGTGTGTCCGGTTCTTCCACGCGAACGTCGGCGGGCGCCGTCGACGGCGCGGCGATTCCGTTTCTGTGGAGCGCCGACGACCGGATATGGGTCAACGGCGTGCAGAGCTCCGAAGCGGGAACCGCAGGCGCTGCGGCGAGCTTCGGATTTTCCGAACTGACGGGCGAAGCTCCCTACGAAGTCTACTACAATATGACGGGCGAGGGGGCGCGGGCCGTCGTCCCTTCCCGCCAGAATCAGGCGGCGGCCGGTGAATTGCAGCTGGGCGCCAACGGTGATTTCGGTTATGCGACTGCCGATGCGGGCGGACATTTCACGCTGTCGCACGCTACCTCCTACATCTGGTTCGATCCGTGGTCGCAGGAGGTGGACGCACGGCTGGTTTCAGTTTCGCTGGCGACCGCCGACCGGACGATCGCGCTCTGCGGCACGCGCACGTTCGACGGCGGCGGATTCGGTGCCGCGACCGGCGGGGAATATGCCGTTACGCTGTCGTTCGGCGCGGAGGGCGTCGCGCTGCCTGCGTCCGGCGGCGATACGCGGGTGTTCGCCGCGGCGGTGGTCTATCCGGTGGATTGCAGCGCGACGGAGGTGCATGTGACCTATACGTTCGCGGACGGCAGCGTCTACACCGAAACCCGCCCCGGCCGGAAGTTGGAGGCAGGCGCGACCTACCGCCTGACCTCCGAGATCACGAAACGTGCCGGCGGTGCGTTGGAGATCGAGGCGGGAGAGGCGGACGGCGAGCCCGTGTGTCTGAAATACGGCGGGTCGGAGGTACGCTCCCTGACGGCCGAAGGGTGGATTCCGCAGGTGCGGACGACCGCTCCGGCACGGTGGACGGCCGATCTGGATATCGCCCGCCGCACGCTGCGTGTCGCACCGCCCGCGGAGTATCTCGAAGGGCAGGACTTGGAGAACACGCTGCGCATCGAATCGGACGGCGAACCGCTCTTCTCGCAGGACTATTACGTGCTCGATTTCACCCATCCCGAAGGGACGTTCGTGCTCATGGAGGGCAACATGACGACCGAAAACGGTTCGATCGTCTATTTCGACCAGCACATGTGCTGCCACGAACGGGTCTACGAGGAGGTCAACGACAACGAGATCGGCAACGTGTTGCAGGATATGTACATGATCGGCGGACGCATCTATTTCATCACGCAGAACGGCCGGACGAGCAGCACGGGAACGACCTTAAACGGCGACGGCCGCTTCGTGATCTGCGACGCGCACACAATGAAGCGGATCCTTGCGCGCGACATGCCGTTCTATGCGCAGGTCGCTTCATCGTCGGGTGTCAAACCGACGCTCTGTTGGCCGCAGCACATCGTTGCGGTAAGTCCCGAAAAGGGGTATATCCAGTATTCGACGTCGGACATGGAGTCGCATTCGGGCATCCGTACCGTCAACCTGGTTTCGGGCGTGATCGCCACGACCGATATTCCGGATACCTACGGTGTCTTCACCAAGACCGGCGCCACGAAGGCGCGCATGACCGTTTCGCGCGGGAAGGTCTTCGCCGGACGCGGCAATTCGGTGATCGTCATCGACTCTGCGACCGATCGGGTAGTCAGGGAGCACACCTATCCCGACCGGCAGGTCAAGGACCTGGCCAAGGGAGCCGACGGGAAGATCTACGCCGTCTTCACCGGCGAGTTCGAGATCGACGGCGACTTGGGCTACTACGGCAACGTCGTCTGGAAATCGCCCGCGATGATCGTGGCGTTCGACGCCGAAGGAGAGGTCGTCTCGGAGCAGACGCTGCCCGAGACGGTGAAGCTGCGCACCGGCACGGCTTCGCCGAACGTCCAGCTCTGCGCCAGCTTCCGGCAGCCGTGGCTCTACTTCATCGGCAAGAGCGATTTCAGTGCGACCGAGGCGATGCGTTACAATTACGAAACGGGGCAGGTCGACTGGGACTACATCACGGCCGACATCGACGGCAACCACGAGGGCGGTTCGCTCATCTACGGCTACATGGGCGTGCACCCCACGACCGAGCAGCTGTGGGTGGGGAAATCCTCCTATACGAACAGCCGGATCCACCTCTACGACGTTTCGCGCAGCGATGCGGTGGAGTACGGCAGCTATTATCAGAAAAAGGCGAGTCCGGCGGGCGTCGATTTCGCCTACCGCTTCACGGAGGAGTGGATCAACCGATAG
- a CDS encoding leucine-rich repeat domain-containing protein: MKKYLYIACGSMLALAGCTRDADVEPARPVESGKVVLTGLSGEVTRTGFGEASEGVVPFRWSAGDCIWVGDVKSEPLESSGEKGAFVFESVAAADSYDVIYNMTGSAARTASIPAEQTQTEAGRPDLGRNGDFGYATADANRTFVLNHATSYVWFDVSSADVTARLESISLSVSGGHAIAGEAVFAEGALGACEGSSSVTLNLGGEGVALPTQHSDTEVFAAMVLYPADLSEATVSVVYTFADGSVYMQSRAGRRLAPAGTLRISATIAAADCKRDGVFYLTENGVAEEIPESVTYLKAVTLGEGKLAAADLSAIASRLKAGAVLDFAEATYEAAEFPTVFSRKTTLREISLPCNILTMPSTGTYATAFYGCTGLETVALPDGLTEIAARAFSGCSKLVSVRLPSTLTSIGEYAFYDCKALADVVVPGKITTLSRSLFAGCTGLKSVTIPAGVKTIDSGAFNKCSALESIELPEGLTTLGSQAFMNCSALKSVRIPDGVTAIPNETFAYCSVLETVELPSALKTIGNMGFYKNNALRSISFPETLETIGTNSFDECHSLADVTIDIPVVTDYSFRDCGCTTIVLGEKVTEVGRNAFYGYSDKSGNVKSITCRAQTPPELGQTPFDGIGKNVEGKKYLYVPAASYEAYEKEWASVIGQGYILEDISDQELTDGVWYRVSREEKWTTTMPDTFSALYVRTVGEQTISAEALQSVVARLAAQSAPATLDFSTADYVSAEFPALLAGNEKLGGIRLFENTTSIADGAFKGCTALTRAVVPSGVAAVGPSTFEGCSALAEVTLPSSVASIADKAFSGCAALSEIALGNVKSIGDEAFAASGLTEVSLGGTTLGAKAFRDCPALAEVELGSIGTVPAESFKGCTSLTSLTVPASVTAVDAGAFEGCSKLADLSLGSGVTTVGDRAFADCGLTALVLPDNVTELGSEVFAGNPTLASVKFGAGITAVSDGAFAGNDVIERLTIPKTVEAIGAGAFAGWSKLNTLTVSGDALASIGSKAFENAVLLAHIYCEPTTAPTVAADSFAGAGASVQGARTVHVPSVDAYSAWTAACSGYTFAALGDDYLSEGVYYRVSAGDKWSAELPASFSTLFVKTAGDNTAMSASQLSAVAAAVKGLSAAATVDLSEAVYESATFPAVFRDNKNLSDIVLPKNITAVAKHVFSGSGLIRAHVSAAITYDINTYASCASLASVTFDEYVPKITNAMFQGCPLTQVVLPTEVTTIGSNAFNGCKSLAKVTFGTKLKTIGSAAFSGCSALTALIFPDATESIGQNAFADCYNLRSVSFGRGMKEIGTYSFTGYDWTGTGQGGCPLLGEIICRATTPPTLEESYGSGPFGGSYEIIAGSKAETRVIHLPESDDPSLSTGGGYVNSGWVQLTMAPYNFTFVYDVEPTGTWK; this comes from the coding sequence ATGAAAAAGTACTTATATATTGCCTGCGGTTCGATGCTGGCCCTCGCGGGATGTACGCGGGATGCCGATGTCGAACCCGCCCGTCCCGTCGAGAGCGGAAAAGTCGTTTTGACCGGTCTTTCGGGAGAGGTTACCCGTACCGGATTCGGCGAGGCATCCGAGGGAGTCGTGCCGTTCCGGTGGAGCGCCGGCGACTGCATCTGGGTCGGCGACGTCAAGAGCGAGCCGCTCGAATCCTCCGGCGAAAAGGGCGCCTTCGTTTTCGAATCCGTCGCCGCAGCCGATTCCTACGACGTGATCTACAACATGACGGGTTCCGCCGCCCGCACGGCGTCGATCCCCGCCGAACAGACACAGACGGAGGCAGGTCGTCCCGATCTGGGGCGCAACGGCGATTTCGGCTATGCGACGGCCGATGCCAACCGTACGTTCGTGCTGAACCACGCGACCTCCTACGTCTGGTTCGACGTAAGTTCGGCCGACGTGACGGCCAGGCTCGAATCGATTTCGCTGAGCGTGTCGGGCGGCCATGCCATCGCCGGCGAGGCGGTCTTCGCGGAGGGTGCGCTCGGTGCGTGCGAGGGTTCGTCGTCCGTCACGCTGAATCTCGGCGGGGAAGGCGTCGCGTTGCCGACGCAGCACAGCGACACCGAGGTATTCGCCGCCATGGTGCTCTATCCGGCCGATCTGTCGGAGGCGACAGTCTCGGTCGTCTACACCTTCGCCGACGGTTCGGTCTACATGCAGAGCCGTGCCGGCCGGCGACTCGCGCCGGCCGGCACGCTGCGCATATCGGCTACGATCGCTGCCGCCGACTGCAAGCGCGACGGCGTCTTCTACCTGACCGAAAACGGTGTTGCGGAGGAGATTCCCGAATCGGTCACCTATCTCAAAGCGGTGACGCTGGGCGAAGGGAAACTCGCCGCCGCCGACCTCTCGGCGATCGCTTCGCGGTTGAAGGCGGGCGCGGTGCTCGATTTCGCCGAGGCGACCTATGAAGCCGCGGAGTTCCCGACGGTCTTCTCGCGCAAGACGACGCTGCGGGAGATTTCGCTGCCCTGCAATATCCTGACGATGCCCTCGACGGGCACCTATGCGACAGCGTTCTACGGTTGTACGGGATTGGAGACGGTCGCATTGCCCGACGGGTTGACCGAGATCGCGGCGCGGGCGTTCTCGGGCTGCTCGAAACTTGTGTCCGTCCGGTTGCCTTCCACGCTGACTTCGATCGGCGAGTATGCGTTCTATGACTGCAAGGCGCTGGCCGACGTCGTCGTGCCCGGAAAGATCACGACGCTTTCGCGCAGCCTCTTCGCCGGATGTACGGGTTTGAAGAGCGTGACGATTCCCGCCGGAGTGAAGACGATCGATTCGGGGGCTTTCAACAAATGTTCGGCATTGGAGAGCATCGAACTGCCCGAAGGGCTGACCACGCTCGGTTCGCAGGCTTTCATGAATTGCTCGGCGCTCAAATCCGTCCGTATTCCCGACGGAGTGACCGCTATCCCCAATGAGACGTTCGCCTATTGCAGCGTACTCGAAACGGTCGAACTTCCCTCGGCCTTGAAGACGATCGGCAATATGGGATTCTACAAAAACAACGCATTGCGGAGCATCTCCTTTCCGGAGACGTTGGAGACGATCGGCACCAACTCGTTCGATGAATGTCATTCGCTGGCCGATGTGACGATCGATATTCCGGTCGTTACCGATTATTCGTTCCGGGATTGCGGCTGTACGACGATCGTTCTGGGCGAGAAGGTGACCGAAGTCGGACGGAATGCTTTTTACGGCTATTCCGATAAGAGCGGAAACGTGAAGAGCATCACCTGCCGTGCGCAGACGCCGCCGGAGCTGGGGCAGACGCCGTTCGACGGCATCGGCAAAAATGTCGAGGGAAAGAAATACCTCTATGTTCCGGCGGCCTCTTACGAGGCTTATGAGAAAGAGTGGGCGTCCGTGATCGGTCAGGGATACATCCTCGAAGACATCAGCGATCAGGAGCTGACCGACGGTGTCTGGTACCGCGTTTCGCGCGAGGAGAAGTGGACGACGACGATGCCCGACACCTTCTCGGCGCTCTATGTCCGCACCGTGGGCGAGCAGACGATTTCGGCCGAGGCGTTGCAGTCCGTCGTCGCCAGACTCGCGGCGCAGTCGGCGCCCGCGACGCTCGATTTCAGCACGGCCGACTATGTTTCCGCCGAATTCCCTGCCTTGCTGGCCGGTAATGAGAAGCTGGGCGGAATCCGTCTCTTCGAAAATACGACGTCGATCGCCGACGGGGCTTTCAAAGGGTGTACGGCGCTGACCAGGGCGGTCGTTCCGTCGGGCGTCGCCGCAGTCGGGCCGAGTACGTTCGAAGGGTGCTCCGCTCTGGCGGAGGTCACGCTGCCTTCGTCCGTCGCATCGATCGCCGACAAGGCGTTCAGCGGTTGTGCTGCGCTGTCGGAGATCGCGCTGGGCAATGTGAAGAGCATCGGCGACGAAGCTTTCGCCGCCAGCGGATTGACCGAGGTGTCGCTCGGAGGTACGACGCTCGGTGCGAAGGCGTTCCGCGACTGTCCGGCGCTGGCTGAGGTCGAACTCGGTTCGATCGGCACCGTTCCCGCCGAGAGCTTCAAGGGGTGCACGTCGCTGACGTCGCTGACGGTTCCCGCTTCGGTGACCGCCGTCGATGCGGGTGCGTTCGAGGGGTGTTCGAAGCTCGCCGACCTTTCGCTGGGCAGCGGCGTGACGACCGTAGGCGACAGGGCGTTCGCCGACTGCGGCCTGACGGCGCTGGTGCTGCCCGACAATGTGACGGAGCTCGGCAGCGAGGTCTTTGCGGGTAATCCGACTCTTGCCTCCGTCAAGTTCGGAGCCGGCATTACGGCCGTCAGCGACGGAGCATTCGCAGGGAACGACGTCATCGAACGGCTGACGATTCCCAAGACGGTCGAGGCGATCGGCGCCGGTGCGTTCGCCGGTTGGTCGAAGCTCAACACGCTGACCGTTTCGGGCGACGCGCTCGCTTCGATCGGCAGCAAGGCTTTCGAGAATGCCGTGCTTTTGGCCCACATCTACTGCGAGCCGACGACGGCTCCGACGGTCGCGGCCGACAGTTTTGCGGGGGCGGGCGCTTCGGTTCAGGGCGCCAGGACCGTCCACGTCCCGTCGGTCGACGCCTATTCGGCGTGGACTGCGGCGTGCAGCGGTTATACGTTCGCCGCGTTGGGTGACGACTACCTGAGCGAAGGCGTCTACTACCGTGTTTCGGCCGGCGACAAGTGGTCTGCGGAACTTCCGGCATCCTTCTCGACGCTCTTCGTCAAGACGGCAGGGGACAATACGGCGATGAGCGCATCGCAGCTGAGTGCGGTGGCCGCCGCCGTCAAGGGACTGTCCGCCGCGGCGACCGTCGATCTGAGCGAAGCCGTCTACGAGAGCGCGACTTTTCCCGCCGTATTCAGGGACAACAAAAATCTGTCGGACATCGTGCTGCCGAAGAATATTACCGCCGTAGCGAAGCATGTTTTCAGCGGATCGGGTCTGATCAGGGCGCACGTTTCGGCGGCTATCACCTACGACATCAATACCTATGCGTCGTGCGCTTCGCTCGCGAGCGTCACGTTCGACGAATATGTGCCGAAGATCACTAACGCGATGTTCCAGGGCTGCCCGCTGACGCAGGTCGTGCTGCCCACCGAGGTCACGACGATCGGCTCGAATGCCTTCAACGGTTGCAAGTCGCTGGCGAAGGTCACCTTCGGCACCAAACTGAAAACGATCGGTTCCGCAGCGTTCAGTGGGTGTTCGGCGCTGACGGCGCTGATCTTCCCCGATGCGACGGAATCCATCGGACAGAATGCCTTTGCCGATTGTTACAATCTGCGGAGCGTTTCGTTCGGCCGCGGCATGAAGGAGATCGGAACTTACAGTTTTACCGGATACGACTGGACGGGGACGGGTCAGGGCGGTTGTCCGCTGCTGGGCGAGATCATCTGCCGTGCGACCACTCCGCCGACGCTGGAGGAGTCTTACGGTTCCGGACCGTTCGGCGGATCGTACGAGATCATCGCCGGCAGCAAGGCGGAGACCCGCGTCATCCATCTGCCCGAGAGCGACGACCCGTCGCTGAGTACGGGCGGCGGCTATGTGAATTCGGGCTGGGTGCAGCTGACCATGGCTCCCTACAACTTTACGTTCGTCTACGACGTGGAACCGACCGGCACGTGGAAATAG
- a CDS encoding PL29 family lyase N-terminal domain-containing protein yields MKKIFTLLAFAACCAAAAWSCSDEYDDSGLRQEIADIRQEIASMKEQVNSLKTLVDALNGNKFITNYTESDDGWSITFNDGKTITIRDGEKGADAPVLGIARFEGVYYWTLGGADEWLLDDAGSKIPVAGQDGKTPSVDEEGYWTIDGEPVKGADGQPVKAVGEDGDSFFEDVRQTDDEVIFILAGGETIRLPKAKEVNFVIERTTLTLKYGQTEKLAVTQKGVESYSISKPDGWRASLDGDVLSITAPVEGNIYAEKSGKVTVVAVGATATVVAAVEVNLPVFDDNNAGSSDWEEWN; encoded by the coding sequence ATGAAGAAAATCTTTACGCTATTGGCGTTCGCGGCATGTTGTGCAGCGGCAGCATGGAGCTGTTCGGACGAGTACGACGACTCCGGACTCCGTCAGGAGATCGCGGACATCAGACAGGAGATCGCCTCGATGAAGGAGCAGGTGAATTCGTTGAAGACGCTCGTCGACGCCCTGAACGGCAACAAGTTCATTACGAATTATACGGAGTCGGACGACGGTTGGTCGATTACGTTCAACGACGGCAAGACCATCACGATCCGCGACGGCGAGAAAGGCGCCGACGCTCCTGTTCTGGGTATCGCCAGGTTCGAGGGTGTCTACTACTGGACGCTGGGCGGCGCCGACGAGTGGTTGCTGGACGATGCCGGCAGCAAGATTCCGGTGGCGGGGCAGGACGGCAAAACCCCTTCGGTCGACGAGGAGGGCTATTGGACGATCGACGGCGAGCCGGTCAAAGGTGCCGACGGCCAACCGGTCAAGGCGGTCGGCGAAGACGGTGATTCGTTCTTCGAGGATGTACGGCAGACCGACGACGAGGTGATTTTCATCCTTGCGGGAGGCGAGACGATCCGGCTGCCCAAAGCCAAAGAGGTGAACTTCGTCATCGAGCGCACAACACTGACGCTCAAATACGGACAGACCGAAAAACTGGCCGTCACGCAGAAGGGCGTCGAGAGCTATTCGATTTCGAAGCCCGACGGGTGGCGCGCTTCGCTCGACGGCGACGTGCTGTCGATCACGGCTCCCGTCGAAGGGAATATCTATGCCGAAAAGAGCGGCAAGGTGACGGTCGTCGCCGTGGGCGCTACGGCGACGGTCGTCGCTGCGGTCGAAGTCAATCTTCCGGTGTTCGACGACAACAACGCCGGTTCGAGCGACTGGGAGGAGTGGAACTAA
- a CDS encoding tyrosine-type recombinase/integrase — translation MLPEFLTYLEAERRYSPLTIRNYRRDIERFLAWLGVDEASFDPSQLRTEDIREWILYRTEKSHIGPASMNREVSSLRALWHYLRRQGIVTQDIFRSVRSLRTPRRLPVFVPESRMAYVIADINGRAGSEDFVTVRDALTVAMFYGCGIRLAELIALNRNDFSDDYRQVRIRGKGDKERIVPLVDPLRRILVHYLQLIERQNICNSQEKALILTLKGARISRSVVRRIVEQALNKEGIQGKKSPHVLRHTFATHLLNHGADMREIQELLGHSSLQATQVYTHNSITRLQEIYVKAHPRERRKEEIETPCDAATEDTQAR, via the coding sequence ATGCTCCCCGAATTCCTGACATACCTCGAAGCCGAACGCCGTTACTCCCCGCTCACTATCCGCAACTACCGCCGCGACATCGAACGGTTTCTGGCGTGGCTGGGAGTCGACGAGGCGTCGTTCGACCCTTCGCAACTGCGCACCGAGGACATTCGTGAATGGATTCTCTACCGCACCGAAAAATCGCACATCGGCCCGGCGTCGATGAACCGCGAGGTGTCGTCGCTTCGGGCATTGTGGCATTACCTGCGCCGGCAGGGAATCGTCACGCAGGATATCTTCCGGAGCGTCCGTTCGCTGCGTACGCCGCGCCGTCTGCCCGTCTTCGTCCCCGAAAGCCGCATGGCCTACGTGATCGCCGACATCAACGGACGCGCCGGCAGCGAAGATTTCGTCACCGTGCGCGACGCGCTGACCGTGGCCATGTTCTACGGCTGCGGAATCCGCCTCGCGGAACTGATCGCCCTCAACCGCAACGACTTCTCGGACGACTACCGGCAGGTGCGCATCCGCGGCAAGGGAGACAAGGAGCGCATCGTCCCGCTGGTCGATCCTCTGCGGCGCATTCTGGTCCATTACCTCCAACTGATCGAGCGGCAAAACATTTGCAATTCTCAGGAAAAAGCACTAATTTTAACACTGAAAGGAGCGCGCATTTCACGGAGCGTCGTGCGGCGCATCGTGGAACAGGCGTTGAACAAGGAGGGCATACAGGGAAAAAAGAGCCCCCACGTACTGCGGCACACCTTTGCGACGCATCTGCTGAACCACGGCGCGGACATGCGCGAAATACAGGAGCTGTTGGGACACTCCTCGTTGCAGGCCACGCAGGTCTACACCCACAACAGCATCACCCGTTTGCAGGAGATCTACGTCAAGGCGCACCCCCGCGAGCGGAGAAAGGAAGAGATTGAAACCCCGTGCGACGCTGCCACAGAGGACACGCAAGCACGGTAA
- the hpf gene encoding ribosome hibernation-promoting factor, HPF/YfiA family, with protein sequence MNVQIQSVKFDADKKLIEFVENKMSKLERFADRATGAEVILKLDKDFEKGNKVATITLHMPGEDMVAEHRARAFEEAIDEAIDALKRQIEKFKEKVK encoded by the coding sequence ATGAACGTACAGATTCAGTCAGTGAAATTCGACGCAGACAAGAAGTTGATCGAATTCGTGGAGAACAAGATGTCGAAGTTGGAACGTTTCGCCGACCGCGCCACGGGCGCCGAGGTGATTCTCAAATTGGATAAGGATTTCGAAAAAGGAAACAAGGTAGCGACCATCACGCTGCACATGCCCGGCGAGGATATGGTGGCCGAACACCGCGCCCGCGCCTTCGAGGAGGCGATCGACGAGGCGATCGACGCACTGAAACGCCAGATCGAGAAATTCAAGGAGAAGGTGAAATAG